In one window of bacterium DNA:
- a CDS encoding iron-sulfur cluster assembly scaffold protein → MPKKKKITSNQFYSDKILKFLKKPKHIGKIKNADGKAQVGNPICGDVMYLYLKIKKTKKGEEIIKDIKVQTYGCVAAIATSSAIAEIAKGKTLKQAIKISTQDIIDQTGSLPLNKLHCSFLALDALSEAIYNYLEKSKKPIPRALQRKHLIIQEKQKSLAQKYKQ, encoded by the coding sequence ATGCCTAAAAAGAAAAAAATCACCTCAAATCAGTTTTACTCGGATAAAATTTTAAAATTCCTCAAAAAACCAAAACACATTGGCAAAATCAAAAACGCTGACGGAAAAGCCCAAGTAGGAAATCCAATTTGCGGGGACGTTATGTATCTTTATCTCAAAATAAAAAAAACCAAAAAAGGCGAAGAGATTATTAAAGATATAAAAGTGCAAACTTACGGCTGTGTAGCCGCCATTGCTACTTCAAGTGCCATAGCTGAGATTGCCAAAGGAAAAACCCTAAAACAAGCAATTAAAATCTCAACCCAAGACATTATTGATCAGACTGGCTCCCTGCCTTTAAACAAACTTCACTGCTCTTTCTTGGCCCTAGATGCATTAAGCGAAGCAATTTATAATTATTTAGAAAAAAGCAAAAAGCCTATTCCTCGTGCCTTACAACGCAAACATCTTATTATCCAAGAAAAACAAAA